Within Anopheles ziemanni chromosome 2, idAnoZiCoDA_A2_x.2, whole genome shotgun sequence, the genomic segment GCACGCTTACATAATGTAAACGCCGGCCAAATTGGGTTGGACTGCGGACATTCTCAAAATGCATATCAGGTTCCGGACTCCGGCAGGGCAAATGATCGTTTAGACGCTAAAGACGTGGAAAACTGCAGGAGGTTTTGCCAGCGAATAGTGTAAGAGGCCAACGGCGCCCAGGGTGGGGAGGGTTGGTGACAGTAAAACgtgatttttccaccattttgatGCTATCGTAGAGTGCTGTGGAAAATTTGCACTCCCATTTGATGATTCGGTTCCACGTGAATAAGTTGTAGGTGTATGACTCTACTCTAACGAACTTAAATTTCCCCCGtggtaaaaaaaagctttGAGGAACCCTGAATTCTCCGTAAGCTGATGCATGTTAGGTACCTTCAGGTTGCTACTCTCAACTGCAGATGCTTTCTAGAGGCCACAAGCAGCTATAATTTGAAGGCTCCGACAACATTCGtcattcaatttcaacttcacTTCCAAAACAtgtataattttaatatttataaaatcaaccaTTTTTAAAACGGAGACGAATTTAACTTGAAGCTCAATTTTCCTCAatattatttgtttgaaaagttttcaatgCCAAAAGCCTTATTTCATGCAAAACCATcaatacactgttttcagggccaattcgtcggcttcaagctgctctttgccagtagtaggcagtgaattgcacgcgcaaggtttttgtttggcatcgttaggaaccagtttgggtttgttaagtttaactttgccgttatcggtagcaacattggcgcgacaacaacgcgacattttctcgtcgcgccaatgttgctaccgataacgtcaaaattaaacttaaccagcccaaagtgcttcctaacgaaaccaaacaaaagtcgtgcgcgtgcaattgactgcctaataccaacaaagagcagcttgatgccgacgaattggccctgaaaacagtgtaactTTTCAAGAGAATCATTTTCTACAAATATAATTTTCTGTGAACCAAATTGACAGCCaaactgattttttttaacaccttGACTACCAtcgctatcatttttgaaagCTATGTAGCTGTCgttggttttaaaaaagttaatatattgtaatatttaatatcgagttttgggaagctaagtttttgtttagcttttAAAACCCGACGGTTTTATCAATCTTGAAGTCAACGTCactattgaaataaaaaatgggtAAAAAGGACGGAGCCCTCGAAAACCTTGGGCCCCAAACAACTGTTTATTTTGCTTCCCCTATGATATGCCTCagctaaaatgtttttaacattCCTTGCAAACCTGGATATTACAGCCTGAAATCTTGCTTTTCGTTTCCGGGATATTGCCCTTAATTGACTCTAAAGCTGACCGCAACATAAATGGAGTTTTAAAGACATCCAGCAAAGAGTGTTTTCGATGTCATCTCTATGGTCAGCAAATGGACAAAAATCCGGGCGTGGAAAGAACCCCGAACTAGTCATCCACCGGCGTGCATTTCTGTGCCTTTTCTCGCTCCAGTACAACGCAAACCGGCCATTTAATGTTGCTGGATCGGTTAGAGGCGATAAAGTAAGATATCGTCTTACAACGTACGGAGATTTCATGGATTCCAGcccattaaaaacaaactgccTAAAGTAAACAGCGGAATTACGATACGATGTCCGTTCCCGGCGTACGCGTACAGGACTCCACAGGGAGTTCCTGTTAGGTTCCTTCCGTCCGGCCACACTAGGGGACTCCCATTTGTCCCATTGTGCCCTTGTCataacacatttttattcCCATCCGGCCGTTTTGTGTCCGTGCAGTGGAACGAAAAGGAATGTGGAATGAGAAGATGTGGGTGATGTAAAACGATGAATGATAACTGGCAGCGATATGAGATGCGTGCACCCACCTCATGCGTTTTCCTGCGAATCATTCCCGTCAGAAGCGTTACATGATGTACAGCGCTTGTCGGGATTTTGTCTAGTCCCCAAAAACGCCCGTTTGTCAGTCGGATGAGTCAGCCAAGGTGGAAAAAATGTTCGCGTTGGTGTAATTACACAACAGTCTCTTAAGAGCAGCAAGCGGTCCCGTGCGGGTCGATATCGAAGGAGGCGTGTTacacctttttctttttgtttgacaCACTGCGCTCTTTACATCGCACGGCAACTGCGACCATAAATTACTTGGCAGCTTGGCGGGTTCGTACGCATCGAACGGTGTGGTGTGTATCGGAAGCGAACGCATTCCTTGTTTGTTTCTCGGCGGGTTCTCGATTGTGGTGTGAAGGAGGAAAGctctcggttcggttcggaaaagggaaacactCGCGTAACACCCCCGGAGGGTTTTGTGCGAAGTCATGCCAGAAGTCGGCGAAGGGCGCGGCACCGTTCGCACGCAGCGGCTGGAAAAGCAGGCGTTTCTCGGCCTGAAGCTCGTCGAAACCGTAAGCGATCGCACCGTGTACCGTCAAATTGACTTGTCATGTTAAGACAATTTGTTCTTTTCCTGTGCTACGTTTGGTTCGCGGCGCTGCTGGTGACCGTGCTCGATGTACTGCGTGCGCTGCTGGACGCCGTGGGGTGGCGAAGATTTGCTGCCTGATTTGCGCCGCCACGCACGTCCGAGGCTTCCTGCACCACCAGGAGCCGTTCCCGCACGAGATGCTGTTCTGCGGTCTGTACGCCAGCTACTTCCTGATCTCGTTCTACGCGTTCCTGTTCCTGTACAAGGGCTGCTGCGCGCTGAGCTACGCGGTCGAGGCGGTGCTCTCCGGCGTCGGCTTCCTGCTGTTCGTGGTGTCCGCGTTCGTGTCGATGTACCACGCCGAGCAGGACATCCATCTTCAGTACCTGTCGGACGAGGAGGAATGGTACCACCAGTTTTTCGCCGACTGCCGGCTGCAGAGTCTCGCCGCAACGATTACGGCGCAAGTGTTCCTGGTCCACTGCTCGCTGGCGCTCGATCTGGCCGGGCTGCTTGATCGATGGTTCGGGCGGTTGGGTTCGCGCACGTCGGTGGTGGGTGAGGGGGTGGCGGGCCCGTTGGACGAGCAGGCCTGCGGAAGGCTCCAAATTAATCCATTCTGGATGCCGGTGTGGAAAGCGGTCTGGGTGCGATTGCCCTGTGAATGTGCGAAAGATGAAGCGGACGAATGAAATTCTACGAGAGGTATTTAAGACACACGAAAGAGTGGTGTTTAAAAGATgcagtttttaaaaaagataaaaagaagATTTTCATGATTCAGGGTTTAATTCAAATCCACATATCATTAAATTACATATTTCTTAGATGAACAATAATTGATGGACGTTGATGATTCGTACACCCGTACCTATCCAATTCTTAAGAATCTATCCgaacaaataaattgaaagcTTCAAATGAATTCTACCTTAAAATCTACAggtgagtttatttttatgtttttgattagCTCCATGTTTTTAATCCACCAAGTTTTGGTAACGATATCAACGTCTGTTAGTTCACTTCAAAGCATCCACCTTGTTTCTTACTCTGTTCGGAAAATTATGCATGATATCCATCGCCACAGGCAAACTTCCCAGATAAGAGAAGCAAATCGCTAATCGTGTCGGACTTACGAGGTTCGCCACGCTGCGCAACATGTGCACAAACTAGCGGGCCTGAAGAGACACGCTAATTTGGGAAGCTTATAAACAGGTAGTTTTGGCAGCCCGGTACGATATTACGTGTAAAATCTACCCCAAACATGAGCCCCTCCCCGAGGATGAGCCGCACGCtgcgttttaattttatctcgTCAACAGCAATCTTCCTCACTGCCAGTTTTGATGAAGCGATTaggtggaaagtttttcgcTTTGCATGATAATGGGTGCACCGATTTGTTGCTCCGGTTCCGCCAATTCCGGCTGCGCAGGTGGAGACGGTTTTCTGGAGCCAtttttttaaaggtgctttttAAGTTTTACAATACTTTTGTTGGGTAACGGGAAGTAACTGATTAGGGACGTCCTTCAAGAGAGAAATTTATTCGAGCACACAGAAAATTATTCGTAAAAATGATAGGTTTGAACAAGAATGGTATTACAATAATATTTCGAAGAATACTTTTATTCATATAAATCAGTATCAAATATCATAATTTTAAAGCTAATCATTGCAGTTTGTCTGTTGGAGTCAAAAAATAGAGGAAAAGTTTTGagaccattttttaaatagctATTCTATTTTAAGTTCTACAAGTATCTTGTTGGATAAAACGAAAGTACTGGTTAGAGACATTTATCAAGAGAGCAATTTGTTCAAGCACGTGCAAAATTTATATATAAAAACGAATAATTATAAGTAAGACGATATATTTAAAAAGCAACAAGGAGACATTTCTTTTCTATCCATCTTTACTTATTAAATCAGACATCGTAAATATAATCTAATCGTTGCACTTTTTCTTCGCATGGCAAAGATCGAGTCAAAAACTCTTAACTAATTTTGCTCGGCAAATATTCCCTAACATTTGCTGGCAAATGCGCGATATGGTGGTTAACATTTCGGGTCTTCAAGATAAAATCGCCTTCATCCTTAGGatggaaataatttaatcGACACGCATTGTTAAACATTTGTTTCCACTTCGACGAAACGTGCGAACATTATTTGCCCAAGACTGTCTCGCAGCTTGTGTCGAACCTCTGCCCACCCCAGCCActctccctcctcctcctcatccGGGTCGTTCCTTAAACGCTGCACGGACGATCGAAGAACTCAATGGACCACCCATAAGAACGACATTTTCACTTGCTTTTCGAGGATTTGTACTTCTTagaatgttttaattagaaTCCTTTCTCGAGTGTCTCCGTCCACCGGCCTGCGTGCATATCGCTAGCTCCGGGGGTTTGCACGGCCGGATGCGAAACACTTATGAGGATCGTAATGAGACGGGGACAAAGTTTCGACGAAAGGCGCCCTCCGTACCTTAATCGGACTGGCTTTCGGAGCCCAAACGTTGGTTCGGGGAGGGTGTCCTCGGGAAAGAATTTATCCTTCGCCTTTATCCTTCTTGGGTGCGGTGGTGCTTTGTGGCGCTGTTCCGTCTGCCTTttctctcacacacaaacCACCTTCCGCTTCACTTTAGCCCTATCCGTCCATGCGCACAATAAAAGCCCGGTATTGGACACATGCAGCCTTCATTGTGGTTGAGCGTAGGGCCGGGTACCGCGTTGTCTCAGTGTgactttattttactttcaattaTTCCCACGATAAAGTTTCTTCGCATGGCACGGCGGCGGCCGACGTCGACTTTGTCTGAAAAGGTGCCGAAAAGCCGGAAGGTGCGCGCGGCAGGAATCTTAACGAATCTTGGCGACGAAACGGAATCGGCATGACAAAGAGACCGACCCGGCCTGCGGCAGCGGTAGCCATGCGGTAGCGCTATCGGGAGCGGAGCTAAAACTATCTTCTTCTGCAGCAGATAACACTGTAAGCTTGCCTAGCGATCGGGCGAACGGGGGCTGCCGAAGCGGTGAAGCGTAAAGCGGATTACTAGAACAAGCACCGAAAAAACCCCCGGTGCCGGCGGGATAATGTTACGAGGTGACGCTACATGAAATAATTAAGAATGTTCGCCTTTTCTGGACATCTCGGGGGTTAAGTCGTTCAGTAGATTCCAACGGTAAGCATACTTAGTgcagtttctttttccaccccgttGGATCAGGCAGTCGAACGGTCgtcttcgttttgtttgcgtgCAGTTGCGATAGTTGAGTGCCGGTTGCTGCTTGCTTTAGTACAGACAGAGTATGATTAAGTTTTGCTCCTCTGTAATTTTCCAACTACAAGTGACAAGAATCTATTTGACCCTTCGACGAGCAGAGGATGTTTTTTGTAGCTTATGCGAAAGTACATTGAGACACATATCCTCACATTACAGACAAAACACGACATGCGAGACATGATCTGGAAGGTAACTGTACTTTGCAATCAACGAATTGTGAGAAAATTAATTGAGAAGCTTTGAACATGGTTTTGTTAATGACATCTACAACCAGAAGCGGACCATAGGGTAGGCAAACTAAGCAGCTATTTGGGACCCAAAGCTATGATGGGCCCCGTAGTTTTTGGCAATAtttttgcaaattaaaatatcagaATTATTGTGCCAAACAGTTGCTTGTCTCATCGCATGAGTTACTAGTTTGTGGATTTACTTCCGAATgaaagttgaaaaataatttaaaaaatgtgagAATGGTGGTACTGAACTATCAGAAATGAGTTTTAACGCAGAAAACGTCACCAAACGTCGCTTACCCATGTTTTTGTTGgggttaaaatgaaaaaatatgctCAAACGTATCTGCAAGTGATCAGTTTAAGTATTTCATAAAAAGTGGGTAAATAGTTTGAGTAAAATAGATATAAATGGAATAGACACGACGATTTGCATATTTCAATATGTAGAAACAATgaccaaatttattttatctttcaaagttttaaacattttataatgTTATACTACAGTGTTATACTATTGCCTTGttaaaaagtagaaaattGATTATTTGTCAACTTTCATCGTAGAAAATAATACCACAGATACTTAAGGGAAATTTATAGATGGCATTGCATTAAATAAACCAAATACAAAACCTTTGAAATCAAATAACATTGAGGTAAATTGTAAATAAGTCTAAACTTGAATATTGGTTTTGGTTAAATCTTTATTgtaatttcataaattttaaaacgaaaaaatgtttGGTGAATGTAGTATATACTTTCAATGGTTTCAAATTAAAGCTTCTTGGGTCCTCTAGGGCGCTTAATCCACCTCTGTTCAGTTGTTAAGTCATCAGATGTGTGGCTAGTATTTAGCTGAACATGTTTTAGGTTTGTTTTGCATCAAAATTCCCCGCTTgtatgattgatttttttatttgatgtcATGATTAGAGCTCAAACCGGTAATGTGGGTTATAATGCCATGTGTTGTAAATGTACTTCATATATTGTGTCTTTTTATATCGCGCTCTTATCACTCTCGcaaaaaaacattctagattttttaaatttttaattagcgATGGTTATGAAACTGCGAGATTAAGTTTACTACACGACTGCTTGGCTTGAAAATGTATTATAAAAATGgcattgaaaaagttttcctcacTATAGCTCATCGTTACAAGAATTGCTATTCTTCTGACCTAGATGTTTCCACATTACTGGGGAAAAATACCTCGCGGGACAAAGGAAAACGACAGCAAACTGTGTAACGAAACCACTTAATTGTTCTGCTGTTCAGCATCTTGTTTCTTAGCTTGTTCTATAAGCCCAACGCACGAGTTACACAATGCGCACAGTTGCgggggtggaaagaaaaacttcccAAGGCATAGAACCAAGGTTTTCGCTTGCCCCCCGGGCGAAAGGCGGCCGGAAATAGCGGCCAGGATTTCAAGCTTGTCCGCCCGTCCGGGGTTTTCCTTGGTCGCCgttggtgtttttatttttaatttcaaatgacATGATTTACACCGGCCACCCGCTCCGGCCGGCGAAGTCGGGTGGGCACCGTCGAGCGTCTTGGGAGGATGCTGCTGCTACGGTGTTTTTCGGATGAGCAGTTTCAACGCTCGAGAAAGCCGCCGCTTTTTCTCCCGGAACCGAGCGCTAGCCCATGGTGTAAATTTGCGCCAGTAAGTTCCGGCCAGGGCCAGGCTGTTCCGGGATAGTGTTGTAAAACCCGGCTCCTCGGTGGGGAGGAGTGTGGGGTAGATGGgaacagaagaagaagaaaaaaagcgccAAAGTTGTGGGCAAAATATTCCCGTGCTTATGCAGTTGGGGGAAATTGCTCGAGGGACTGCACCCGGTTCGGGGATGGTGAGGATTTTTCGCCGGTTTCTCGGTAGTAAGTTTCGATAGATCCTCGTTCGCTCGTACGTCGCAGATCGCCGGCCTCGCATCCCGAGCCTTTACACCCCGCCACCCCTACTTGGAGCACTTGTTTGCACCGCCATAACCGGAAGTGAATTGAATCTCTCCAGCTGCCTCGGATCGGCCAAGCGGGACCGTTCGGTACGAATGAACCCTAAGCGCAGCATTACATTTACGGGGCACTTTTATCGGTAGTTTATGATGCTACATATTTTAGGCGAAAGCGAAAATAATACCGAACAGGATTACGGCAGTTCAGCGCTTAGTGCGCGCAAAACTTTCCGAAGCGTGGTTCGAAGCGGATGgcgaatgtttttctttgccctcGCCTTCGCCCGCCGCGAGCCTAGCTCCACTCTGGCGCAACTGCAATGGCCACCGTTCAATCGGACGGAACACACCGATGGCGCTCGGTGTTGGCGGACATGTTCGGATACATTTCCTTCCCATCAGTggcggggttgttttttttataccttcctgtttggaaaattaagGCAACCTAAGATCCCGGCCGGAAACGTCGGTTTAAATATATTGCAGCCGCTAAACTGGCTCTTCCTGCCAGGCGAATGCACATTTGGCACACGGAAATGGCTGCCATGGATGCAATCATCGAATGTATACggaccggtgttttcaagcactctctctctcgctttaGATAATCTGATGTTAATGAGTTGCAATACGGGGAGATTAGAGAGGTTGGCATTATTATTACGTagatttattttgattaattttgaaCTTCGAGTCGATTGCATCGGAAttatgttctttttattttaaagataTTTGACAAGCAATTTAATCAGTTTAAGtgaatgggaaaattaaattgttggtTCCTCCATTCCCTCTGTCCTGTTTTAAGGTTTCAAGGTGTGTCGACTGAATGTACACATTATGTTAAGTttactttaaatttattaacgtTAAATGCATACTCCAAAAAATCTATTGAACTcattttgcaattttcaaacatagcTTAGAAAAATGGGAAGATATTaaatgtaagaaaaatatGTACTGAATAAAAATCAGATTATGCTGATTGATGTTAAATGAGTTTGATTCCATATAATTCATATAATTTTTGATGACAAAACTGCTAGTAACTATAACTCATTTTAAGTAAATATCTTATACTGCTACTAggaaagaaaatgcaaaaaaaatatcatcacATCAAACAACTTCGACCAAGTTTTCTGTTACCGGGAAATGATTAGAATGAAGAAACAAGTCAATGTTGCGTACGGGCAAAACTTTGTCATATCGACGCAGAAATCATCTGCCATCGTGCCAACAGTTACTGCCCCTTctccttttccttccaaaccGTTTTGCGCCCTTCCCGAGCCGGTTCATTTAAAGTCACAAGATTGTACGGCAAGCAAGCTGCTGGCAAAGCGCTGGTCCCCCGGAAACAGAAACCCTCTGGCATCTGGGCTGCCTGATGAATGTTTCGGCTGCAAAtgaatataaataaacatgaaacattCTTCAAGTTAGTTTTTCTCCGGTCCGGCtacaagcagcagcagggcACTGTTGACACTGGTGGATTTGCCCGGCAGGGATCCGGTTCGGCAAGTGTCCAACGGTTTGTCGGCCTGCTCTCGAGTTTTAGCAAATATGTATGTGGAAATTTGATAATTTATGAtcatttagttttcttttgttcgtcCCTTTGGTCGGACGGACTGGTCGAACGCCGGTGTCTCGGGGGTGGAAACCGACGGGCAATTCATTCTTGTTGCACGTTCCTTCTGCAGGCGCCTGGAAGGTCTTGCAGTGTGCACAAGGGTTTTGAGCAAGGgcgatggtatgttttataGATTCTGAAGATCGGCCAACCATCGCTCGGGGTGGAGGATTCTGTGCAGGACTTCAGAACGACACCGACCGGGGTAAGAACAAGAGCAACCGTAATAAGCAAATGTGAAAAGTTTCGCATGTGACAATAAAATACTAAAAGCCttgccattttgtttgcatCCAGTGTATTCCTGAAGCCATGGAAGTGTGCCTAAGACCACCTGTTGTAGTAGTTCTCTCATAGAACTGGGGTAATTTGACTCGAGAAAGCCACAATTGATTGTTCTTTGCCATGGTATAAGAATGTAGTCATCCGAGTTCtggatggaagaaaatttaatcatATTTCAAGCGTTTCGATTTGAACTCGAATGTGAAGTGTAACTTTCCATTAAATGTAGAGGActataaaatgaataatttacaaaaaaatacgtAATGAGAAAAAAACTGATCTTAAGctattatttaatattttacgaTTCTAAAACATCTTAAATAATATGatgttataattttaatgaATCTCCTTAAAAGATGCAACATTTAAAGCCCTTTCAGGTACCATTCGAGACATCGGATTACCAGCAAAAGGATTGATCGAAACTTCAGAAAATGCCAgtgtttaattttccttttctcggATACTCTCCCGCCACAAACTCCCGtccctttccaaatcattaaGGTCGTTGTAAAGTTgggaaaaaattaattatcctTTTCCGCGACGGAGCGCCGATCTGTTCCCCTTTTAACTTCGAGGGTTCGAGCAGAGTGGGAAAAAAAGCTACTCCCCCTTTTTATGCGCTCCCGAAAGGTATAAGCGATACATATTCCTCCGAATTTACCCTTAAACTTTGCCCGTCCACGGTGGCTTCTTAAAAAGAATACCCTACCTGGTTCGGCTTACTGGCGAAGGCGAGGCACAGTAAGTTTAAAGTTTTATTAGAACGATACCTCTTTAATGAAGATGTTCGCCCATGTGGTGTAGAAAGGTTCTGGTCAGAACGTATCGCTAAAGGAAAGGTGCCCCAAAATCTTAATGGGCGAGCAAGGTTTTCGGGCCGGAAAAGTCAGTGAGTGAATTTGGTGGAAACGCAACACACCGACGTAGGAAAACATCCTTGAACCGTTGAAAAGACGAAAGATTGTGAATGAATTCAACGGAGGAAAAAGTCTGGCGAAAAGTTAAGAAATGCCGGGTGAAAGAAGAATTTCAAAATGTAATGACTGGATAGAAAGTGgtggaaaagagagagagagagagagagagagagagagagacagcaGTTGGAATGCGAGGAAATGTGTACGAGAGTGGCAAGACAGCGggtgaaaaaaatcgaaaaagttTGGCTAATGTAATATGGAAGATCTTAATGGACTTAATTTGCATAGGGTGACGCCTGTTCGGTGTAAAATCCAACGTTCTccgcgtcgtcgtcctcgtcacCGTTGCGGGAAGCGAAGGAATGGTGCGGGTCACTGAAAACGCAAATAGTAGAACGTCGCTCGGCAAAAAGGACGACAAATACACGCCAAGGAAAAGTCACCCCTCACGGTGGGTTGGAGAAGGAATCTCGGACGATCCGTTTGGGAAGTTCCTTTTCACCTTGACTGCTTTTAATAACGGTTTTAATGAAAGTTTAGATGTTTCGcaataaacatttattttaatggccATTCCACCGCGCAGGTGTTGGGTTTGGCAGCCGGAAGCGGGACTTTTCGGGTGAATTCGTCGCCCGTCGTGGTCCATTCCGGGGTCGCGTCCGGTGACCAATGGACGGTGTTCCGGTGTCGGTTAAAAATACCTAATCAAAATGACCTTTTGAATCGGTTCACTTAGTGCGTCCTTTGGTGGCCAGGTGGCGTGGGAATCGTAAGCACGTATCGGTGGCTCCCGATGGATACGGGATCCCGATTCCATTATGGTAGCGATGATGGAATTATATGGGATAcaataaaatagtttaattCACCTCCAATGTTAGGTAGTGTAAACCAAGCGATTGGAAGAAATGCGTCCATTAGTGCCTTGAAACGACTGGTTTCATACAATTCGAACCATTTCCACTACAGAGCGAGTGCATTTATATgcaaacctcatttgcattgAACCACCTTAATTAAGGATGATATTAAacaatgggggaaaaaaggatgcGAAAATCTATCCATTTAAACAAACCAGTAAATTTCTTGCTTCCCTACGTAGGTAGAAAGTAATTTCAAAGCGAAATCAGAGTGATATCATTAAATCCACCATGCCCGATAAACTTGCCACCGTGTGTTCTCCACCGGTGAGCGTGTACAATGTAAGCCTACGCCCGTACCCGAGTCCTGAACCGTACCCCATTAGTGGATCGGCAAAAGtcgaacaaattaaattaattgcgAGATTAAATGCAGTgcatcaaataataaaataataaaaaaagcacACCCACATCCGCAGAAACATATAGCCCTGACCGAATGGAACCGATTTTCCGATTCGACCCggcaaagcaaaaataaataaattgtggaaaacaaatccgAGCTGAATTTTGATTGGCTTCATAAATACTGGAATAAAACCAGACGCCGCGAGCAAATTACGTCCGCGTTTGATGATAGGAATATAAaagtacacacacgcacaaaaaaaaaagaatcattaCAGTGAAATCAAAAGGACCAGGCTTAATTTAGTTACATCTGCCATCGCCGTCACCTCGCGCGAGTACTTGGCCCGCCCTGGGGGGAAAATCCATCCACAAGGGTTTATCATTAAAATTGTATGGAGCTTTTTCTGTCACGTCGATGGCTCTAGGTGGGGTGCGCCGGCTTTGGGTTTGTAATGTTAGAGCAGTGCGAGTGGATTGTGCGCCAGTAAACCAGCgagcaaattgaattaattcaGGACATTTTTCCCATTAATCACGAGAATAATCAATTCGCATCACAATGCCCGTATGGCGATGTCACTAAGCCACGATATCCAGTGACGTTTGCACAGCATAGCCTTTGGTTTTACCGACTGTCGATGGACACGACCCGGTGCATGTGTTTGACTGAAGAGGCTCAAATGTGCGTTGATTCAAGCACGAGCGCTTCAGCTGTCACGCGGCATGTGTCCAATTCATCAGTGGCATTTACTTTTCGAGTTAACACACTCCAAAACCGATCGCCCGTTTCGATGGTTTGGCGGTGGGCTGAGCCGTTTAGAGCACCTAAGTGTGTGCTGATGACGTGCCTAAAAGCATCGAGCCGGCGGAAAAACTCCGAGAGTCCCGAGAGCAACTTCAGCGGGAcacttgtgtgtgtgccgtGCGGGAGTCGATGTGTGTCCTAAATGGAGGCCCTTCAAAACCGGTACGCCGATTGCGACGGATGGCGATGGTTGATGGAGTTGATGGTTCTTCAACTAGCGGGTTTGAACGGAACTATATATGAGTAGAAAATGCATATCTATCGTCCTTCGCCCACCGTCCCAGTCAAACCCTGCGAAACGCGAACCTAGGGGAGGGTTTGAAACCGTACGTTTGCACAGATTTTCTCCGGCACCGGAATGACGCCGCCATTACGGACGGAAGTTTCATACGGGGGACTAGACGGCGGTTGGCAGGTGGCGAACGGACGAAGACATTATTTCGTGATTACAAAATTCCCTACATCATCGCGCAAAACGTCGTGTCTCGAGACGGTGGTGCGAACTTGTCATTAGCTTGTAggagtaattaaatttaaaagtgCACACGTTCTTACACACGTGCATAGCTTGACTGCATCCTGGGAAACTTTGATTGGGAAAATGCACTGTGAACAGTGTTATCGATTGTTTTGCTTGGTGGAAAGtaagttgttgaaattttacaGAGTATGTTATGTTCCATGTGATATTGAAGGCTGTGctattggtttaaaaaaatacagctGGGACGTTCATTCtgatgtaaataaataaataaaaacaaaaactgtgtTTGC encodes:
- the LOC131294552 gene encoding uncharacterized protein LOC131294552: MPEVGEGRGTVRTQRLEKQAFLGLKLVETICCLICAATHVRGFLHHQEPFPHEMLFCGLYASYFLISFYAFLFLYKGCCALSYAVEAVLSGVGFLLFVVSAFVSMYHAEQDIHLQYLSDEEEWYHQFFADCRLQSLAATITAQVFLVHCSLALDLAGLLDRWFGRLGSRTSVVGEGVAGPLDEQACGRLQINPFWMPVWKAVWVRLPCECAKDEADE